One window from the genome of Phycisphaerales bacterium encodes:
- a CDS encoding aminotransferase class III-fold pyridoxal phosphate-dependent enzyme codes for MTRLESQPSKTSTPALAPGLAGHALATDPAVEGAIDTIVSRVAEHSKALTDVRPAQGEAAASFEAMVERAEAMKGRPLLYKYIGSGIGNGALVELADGSVKWDMIIGIGVHFFGHSHPELVRAQARASIEDVAKSGNLMSNFEAYRFGEKLLELAGRNSRLSEAFITTSGAMANESALKVCYQKNYPAGRVLAFKHCFMGRSVTMAQIGDSHAGRDGIPLTTQVDYMPFWNERAAEEVGGKTRFIDHCVWRLNQFIERYPKQHACFIFELVQGEGGFNTAPREFFTALMDVCRDKGIAIWDDEIQSFGRTKEMFAYESMDLGDYVDVFCVGKMTQACATLWTDEYKPRPGLLSGTFTGSATDFTVGTRMLEMLDEGLDGTPYYGDDGLIAKHHKAFREQAEALIKKHPDWFPPALFVEDLVAGEGGMMRFTPFGGDKAKVAAACKACFEEGVILFWCGHGPYHVRMLPPLGVMKLEDWPRVFEVVERALAKVAG; via the coding sequence ATGACCCGCCTCGAATCGCAGCCTTCCAAGACCTCCACGCCCGCCCTCGCCCCCGGCCTGGCGGGCCACGCGCTCGCCACCGACCCCGCCGTCGAGGGCGCCATCGACACCATCGTGTCCAGGGTCGCCGAGCACAGCAAGGCCCTCACCGACGTGCGGCCCGCCCAGGGCGAGGCCGCCGCGAGCTTCGAGGCGATGGTCGAGCGGGCCGAGGCCATGAAGGGCCGGCCGCTGCTGTACAAGTACATCGGCAGCGGCATCGGCAATGGGGCGTTGGTCGAGCTGGCCGATGGCAGCGTCAAGTGGGACATGATCATCGGCATCGGCGTCCACTTCTTCGGCCACAGCCACCCCGAGCTCGTGCGGGCCCAGGCCCGGGCGTCGATCGAGGACGTCGCCAAGAGCGGCAACCTGATGAGCAACTTCGAGGCCTACCGCTTCGGCGAGAAGCTGCTCGAGCTCGCCGGCCGCAACAGCCGGCTCAGCGAGGCGTTCATCACCACCTCGGGCGCGATGGCCAACGAGAGCGCCCTGAAGGTGTGCTACCAGAAGAACTACCCCGCCGGCCGCGTGCTGGCGTTCAAGCACTGCTTCATGGGCCGCAGCGTCACCATGGCCCAGATCGGCGACTCGCACGCCGGGCGCGACGGCATCCCGCTGACGACCCAGGTCGACTACATGCCCTTCTGGAACGAGCGGGCCGCGGAAGAGGTCGGCGGGAAGACCCGATTCATCGACCACTGCGTGTGGCGCCTGAACCAGTTCATCGAGCGCTACCCCAAGCAGCACGCGTGCTTCATCTTCGAGCTGGTCCAGGGCGAGGGCGGATTCAACACGGCTCCGCGCGAGTTCTTCACGGCCCTCATGGACGTGTGCCGCGACAAGGGCATCGCCATCTGGGACGACGAGATCCAGAGCTTCGGCCGCACGAAGGAGATGTTCGCCTACGAGAGCATGGATCTGGGCGACTACGTCGACGTGTTCTGTGTTGGGAAGATGACCCAGGCCTGCGCGACGCTGTGGACCGACGAATACAAGCCCCGCCCGGGCCTCCTGAGCGGCACCTTTACCGGCAGCGCGACCGACTTCACCGTCGGCACCCGCATGCTCGAGATGCTCGACGAGGGGCTGGACGGCACGCCCTACTACGGCGACGACGGCCTGATCGCCAAGCACCACAAGGCCTTCCGCGAGCAGGCCGAGGCGCTCATCAAGAAGCACCCCGACTGGTTCCCGCCCGCGCTGTTCGTCGAGGACCTGGTCGCGGGCGAGGGCGGCATGATGCGCTTCACGCCCTTCGGCGGCGACAAGGCCAAGGTCGCCGCGGCCTGCAAGGCCTGCTTCGAAGAAGGCGTCATCCTCTTTTGGTGCGGGCATGGTCCCTACCACGTCCGCATGCTGCCGCCGCTGGGCGTCATGAAGCTCGAGGACTGGCCGCGCGTGTTCGAGGTGGTGGAGCGGGCGCTGGCGAAGGTCGCGGGCTGA
- a CDS encoding ZIP family metal transporter, protein MDPDLLHLLLITLVAAVIADLSMAFGVLPFFFVKNMSKRLTGMFSAAAGGMMAAASLVQLVGEGLDRAPGWQAWEVAAGLASGAAFYWMAVKWVSSNGDFDIANLRKSGGKRALLIVAAMTVHSLPEGVAIGVAFGADFRGDGTLPTLGVSIASALAVHNIPEAIAITLALMSAGLSVRACLFWALFTSLPQPLAAPFAAWFVWLFEPLLPFGMGLAAGAMVFLVVDDLIPEALERANSTLVSIAFVGGVTAMIVLGRLVGL, encoded by the coding sequence ATGGACCCCGACCTCCTCCACCTGCTGCTCATCACCCTCGTCGCGGCCGTCATCGCCGACCTTTCGATGGCCTTCGGCGTGCTGCCGTTCTTCTTCGTCAAGAACATGTCGAAGCGGCTCACCGGCATGTTCTCGGCGGCCGCCGGCGGCATGATGGCGGCGGCCAGCCTCGTGCAGCTCGTCGGCGAGGGGCTCGACCGGGCCCCGGGCTGGCAGGCCTGGGAGGTCGCCGCGGGGCTGGCCTCGGGGGCGGCGTTCTATTGGATGGCCGTCAAGTGGGTCAGCAGCAACGGCGACTTCGACATCGCCAACCTGCGAAAGTCCGGCGGCAAGCGGGCGCTGCTCATCGTCGCCGCCATGACCGTGCACAGCCTTCCCGAGGGCGTGGCCATCGGCGTCGCGTTCGGCGCCGACTTTCGTGGTGACGGAACGCTCCCGACGCTGGGCGTGAGCATCGCCAGCGCGCTCGCCGTGCACAACATCCCCGAGGCCATCGCCATCACCCTCGCGCTCATGTCCGCCGGGCTGAGCGTGCGGGCCTGCCTCTTCTGGGCGCTCTTCACCAGCCTGCCCCAGCCGCTGGCCGCCCCGTTCGCGGCGTGGTTCGTGTGGCTGTTCGAGCCCTTGCTTCCCTTCGGCATGGGCCTGGCCGCGGGCGCGATGGTGTTCCTCGTCGTCGACGACCTCATTCCCGAGGCGCTCGAGCGTGCCAACAGCACACTGGTCTCGATCGCGTTCGTGGGCGGCGTGACGGCGATGATCGTGCTGGGGCGGCTGGTGGGGTTGTAG
- a CDS encoding ABC transporter ATP-binding protein: protein MAEAVVSVQDIHKKYGGLGRKVHALRGVTMDVPRGSIFGLLGPNGAGKSTLVKILITAVKRTGGGGSLLGKPIGNKDVLSRVGYLPEHHNMPKHLTGRQVIEFFGAMTKMSRADRKRRAGELLELVRMSDWHDKKVGGYSKGMRQRIGIAQALVADPDLVILDEPTDGVDPVGRRDIRRVLQSMRDDGRTVFINSHLLGELEMVCDTVAIMHKGQVVSTGSIDALTAGMLRYEIEVDQSDPMSLVRGLLNDKGTLAGGETIEADKSRLWIGTTEAATIQPVIDAIRAQGGMIKEVRTHRPSLEDLFMQAVAEDDSPGAAPQAKRGSPS, encoded by the coding sequence ATGGCCGAAGCGGTCGTGTCCGTCCAGGACATCCACAAGAAGTACGGCGGACTGGGCCGGAAGGTCCATGCGCTCCGCGGCGTCACGATGGACGTACCGCGTGGGTCGATCTTCGGCCTTCTCGGACCCAACGGCGCGGGCAAGAGCACGCTGGTCAAGATCCTGATCACGGCCGTCAAGCGAACGGGCGGCGGCGGATCGCTGCTGGGCAAGCCCATCGGCAACAAGGACGTGCTCTCGCGCGTCGGCTACCTGCCCGAGCACCACAACATGCCCAAGCACCTGACCGGGCGGCAGGTGATCGAGTTCTTCGGCGCCATGACGAAGATGTCGCGAGCCGACCGCAAGCGGCGCGCGGGCGAACTGCTCGAGCTCGTGCGCATGAGCGACTGGCACGACAAGAAGGTCGGCGGCTACTCGAAGGGCATGCGGCAGCGGATCGGCATCGCCCAGGCACTCGTGGCCGACCCCGACCTGGTGATCCTCGACGAGCCGACCGACGGCGTGGACCCGGTCGGTCGGCGTGACATCCGCCGCGTGCTGCAATCGATGCGAGACGATGGCCGCACGGTGTTCATCAACAGCCACTTGCTGGGCGAGCTCGAGATGGTGTGCGACACGGTCGCCATCATGCACAAGGGCCAGGTCGTCTCGACGGGCTCCATCGACGCGTTGACGGCCGGCATGCTTCGGTACGAGATCGAGGTCGACCAATCCGATCCGATGTCGCTCGTCCGCGGCCTGCTGAACGACAAGGGCACCCTGGCGGGCGGCGAGACCATCGAGGCGGACAAGAGCCGCCTGTGGATCGGCACGACCGAAGCAGCGACCATCCAGCCCGTCATCGACGCGATCCGTGCGCAGGGCGGCATGATCAAGGAAGTGCGCACGCACCGGCCCTCGCTCGAAGACCTCTTCATGCAAGCCGTGGCCGAAGACGACAGCCCGGGCGCCGCCCCGCAGGCCAAGAGGGGGAGCCCGTCATGA
- a CDS encoding GTPase encodes MPATFAQRSTPGIASAVAVFEVVGDIDAACEAVGFGAPAVGRAALRTVPGVDTLLAIRPDARTLLFTPHGGVQVCRSLARALLEAGIARSDADPAWPEASEEIEARMLSALGRVRGDRAVAHLLSQPARWTSELDEVPDDIARELDRLLHPPLVVATGPANVGKSSLANALAGRTVARVADRPGVTRDAVAVDLELDGLVVRWLDAPGVDLAEDQVLAEAQALARQAIDAADLVLWCADARSGAPAADGLRVAMRSDLLEGPPPAWADAAVSATIGSGLADLTRLVRQRLVSDEALAHPGRWAFWKPPS; translated from the coding sequence GTGCCCGCGACTTTCGCCCAACGCTCCACTCCCGGCATCGCCTCGGCCGTCGCCGTGTTCGAGGTGGTCGGTGATATCGACGCGGCGTGCGAGGCCGTCGGCTTTGGTGCACCAGCGGTCGGCAGGGCCGCGCTGCGCACGGTGCCGGGGGTCGACACGCTGCTGGCGATCCGCCCCGATGCGCGCACGCTGTTGTTTACGCCCCACGGCGGCGTGCAGGTGTGCCGATCGCTTGCAAGAGCGCTGCTCGAAGCAGGCATCGCACGCTCCGACGCCGATCCCGCGTGGCCGGAAGCCTCCGAAGAGATCGAGGCACGCATGCTCTCCGCGCTCGGCCGCGTGCGCGGCGACCGTGCGGTTGCGCACCTGCTGAGCCAGCCGGCCCGATGGACGTCCGAGCTCGATGAAGTCCCGGATGACATTGCACGCGAGTTAGATCGCCTCCTCCACCCGCCCCTGGTCGTCGCCACCGGCCCGGCCAACGTCGGCAAGTCGAGCCTGGCCAACGCGCTCGCGGGTCGAACGGTCGCACGTGTTGCCGACCGGCCGGGCGTGACGCGCGACGCCGTGGCGGTGGACTTGGAACTCGACGGCCTCGTCGTGCGATGGCTGGACGCCCCGGGGGTGGACCTCGCCGAAGATCAAGTCCTCGCCGAGGCCCAGGCGTTGGCACGACAAGCCATCGACGCGGCCGATCTGGTTTTGTGGTGCGCCGACGCCAGATCCGGGGCTCCAGCAGCGGATGGCCTCCGGGTCGCGATGCGATCCGACCTGCTCGAAGGCCCGCCTCCGGCTTGGGCGGATGCCGCCGTCTCCGCCACGATCGGGTCGGGCCTGGCGGACCTCACCCGCTTGGTCCGCCAGAGGCTGGTGTCCGACGAGGCCCTCGCCCACCCGGGCCGCTGGGCATTCTGGAAGCCGCCCTCCTAA
- a CDS encoding RNA polymerase sigma factor has translation MFTMPSHADATLAGLDDAAALRSYVRTGDPRAFEVLSHRYHAMVLATCRRTLGSEADAEDAAQETFLRLARGAHRIRSNVAAWLHACAVGASIDLIRRSSARSRAEGAAASHRQGLALDDPAQGLWSELEPLIDQALAELADEDRQLIVARYLAGRPQVELAADMGLSEGAVSRRLSKALDRLRGRLGKSGLVVAGGATLAAALQHATSGLSIGAAPAHVGKIAIAGIGVQQSKGTAVLGTAALTVAAGAAATIGSLLLTPSGGAGQPGNNAPMPVLAGATSQVATGPARPRGRLGQFQMISAYDEDFNASGTFITDDGIAIRRGMEPESGKPRRIRLDISRSRQVEDDPKTDLREVAELDVRTARVLPESDEWARFRRGQNLTLQVGFDEFDRLVIREKDGLVQIGKNEPDWYGVRPPPGWDQRDEIPEDAGPLGILGPWTESERIIVRISGEEIRFGPDSWNAGRYRVIEWTQMDGYSRVQSIQAGGRDPRLIGTRFKLLIREVEGGYEIAYYPPSTGRSNRWPRSFEYALDNPIRLVKLGSGG, from the coding sequence ATGTTCACGATGCCCAGCCACGCCGACGCAACCCTCGCCGGCCTCGACGACGCCGCGGCGCTGCGTTCCTACGTCCGCACGGGCGATCCGCGGGCGTTTGAGGTGCTCAGTCACCGCTACCACGCCATGGTGCTGGCGACGTGCCGGCGGACCCTGGGCAGCGAGGCCGACGCCGAAGACGCGGCCCAGGAGACCTTCCTGAGGCTCGCCCGCGGGGCTCACCGCATCCGCAGCAACGTCGCGGCCTGGCTGCACGCATGTGCGGTGGGCGCGTCGATCGACTTGATCCGCCGGTCGAGCGCCCGCTCGCGGGCCGAGGGCGCCGCCGCCAGCCACCGCCAGGGGCTCGCGCTCGACGATCCGGCGCAAGGCCTCTGGTCCGAGCTCGAGCCGCTCATCGATCAAGCCCTCGCCGAGCTTGCCGACGAAGATCGCCAGCTCATCGTCGCGCGCTATCTCGCCGGCCGGCCGCAGGTCGAGCTTGCAGCAGACATGGGCCTGAGCGAGGGCGCCGTTTCGCGTCGGCTCTCCAAGGCACTCGATCGCCTGCGCGGTCGGCTCGGCAAGAGCGGGCTGGTCGTCGCCGGAGGCGCCACGCTCGCCGCGGCGCTCCAGCACGCGACGTCCGGCCTGTCAATCGGCGCGGCGCCCGCGCACGTGGGCAAGATCGCTATCGCCGGCATCGGCGTCCAACAGTCGAAAGGCACGGCCGTCCTGGGAACGGCCGCCCTCACCGTGGCCGCCGGCGCCGCGGCCACCATCGGATCGCTGCTGCTCACCCCCAGCGGGGGTGCGGGCCAGCCGGGCAACAACGCCCCGATGCCCGTGCTGGCGGGCGCGACCTCGCAAGTCGCCACCGGTCCCGCGCGGCCGAGGGGGCGGCTCGGCCAGTTCCAGATGATCTCGGCCTACGACGAGGACTTCAACGCCAGCGGCACCTTCATCACCGACGACGGCATCGCGATCCGCCGCGGCATGGAGCCCGAGAGCGGCAAGCCGCGTCGCATCCGGCTGGACATCAGCCGATCCCGCCAAGTCGAAGACGATCCGAAGACCGACCTGCGGGAAGTCGCCGAGCTCGACGTGCGCACCGCGCGCGTGCTGCCCGAGAGCGACGAGTGGGCCAGGTTCCGCCGAGGCCAGAACCTCACGCTCCAAGTCGGCTTCGACGAGTTCGATCGGCTCGTCATCCGCGAGAAGGACGGCCTCGTCCAGATCGGCAAGAACGAGCCCGACTGGTACGGCGTGCGGCCGCCGCCGGGGTGGGACCAGCGCGACGAGATCCCCGAAGACGCCGGCCCGCTCGGCATCCTCGGTCCGTGGACCGAGTCCGAACGCATCATCGTCCGGATCTCGGGCGAAGAGATCCGCTTCGGCCCCGATAGCTGGAACGCCGGCCGCTACCGCGTCATCGAGTGGACGCAGATGGACGGCTACTCCCGCGTCCAGAGCATCCAGGCCGGCGGGCGAGACCCGCGACTCATCGGCACCCGCTTCAAGCTACTCATCCGCGAGGTCGAGGGCGGCTACGAGATCGCGTACTACCCGCCCTCGACGGGCCGGAGCAACCGCTGGCCCCGGTCGTTCGAGTACGCACTCGACAACCCGATCCGCCTGGTGAAGCTCGGAAGTGGTGGCTAA
- a CDS encoding arginine N-succinyltransferase — MHVIRRAKIEDVDTLLKLARMVHFINLPPDRDIIMEKILRSRECFKHVARGEPLEDDPKTLRRNRGSSGAGTGLQQSLSESELFVFVLEDTETGSLVGSSQLVSSMGGPGNPNVGFKISERRFFSESLHTGMTHTVATLHLDESSPTEIGGLIVQPAYRAHKAKLGRLLSFVRFHFMGVYRDNFADHVLAEMMAPISDAGENLFWDALGRRFINLSYDEADRFCQYSREFMFSLLPREDIYLSLLPPKARQGVGQVGKDTIPARKMLEKLGFAYQGVIDPFDGGPHLQARTDDIPLVRATETIKLGKAASPSSCKGLAIVSTLDSEGEYVAIQSAFARKNGALCLPKDAMAALHADEGDEVACTVISPMPTLDGTAESVESAKKRSTHKKKTTKTPRRKKTG; from the coding sequence ATGCACGTCATCCGCCGCGCCAAGATCGAAGACGTCGACACGCTGCTGAAGCTGGCCAGGATGGTCCACTTCATCAACCTGCCGCCCGATCGCGACATCATCATGGAGAAGATCCTCCGCAGCCGCGAGTGCTTCAAGCACGTCGCCCGCGGCGAGCCGCTCGAGGACGATCCCAAGACGCTCCGCCGAAACCGCGGAAGCAGCGGTGCCGGCACGGGCCTGCAGCAGAGCCTCAGCGAGAGCGAGCTCTTCGTCTTCGTGCTCGAGGACACCGAGACCGGATCGCTCGTCGGCTCGAGCCAGCTCGTCAGTTCGATGGGCGGTCCGGGCAACCCCAACGTCGGGTTCAAGATCAGCGAGCGGCGATTCTTCAGCGAGAGCCTGCACACGGGCATGACCCACACCGTCGCCACGCTGCACCTCGACGAGAGCAGCCCGACCGAGATCGGCGGGCTGATCGTCCAGCCGGCCTACCGAGCCCACAAGGCCAAGCTCGGTCGCCTGCTCAGCTTCGTCCGCTTCCACTTCATGGGCGTGTACCGCGACAACTTCGCCGACCACGTGCTGGCCGAGATGATGGCGCCCATCAGCGACGCGGGCGAGAACCTGTTCTGGGACGCCCTGGGCCGGCGGTTCATCAACCTGAGCTACGACGAGGCCGACCGCTTCTGCCAGTACAGCCGCGAGTTCATGTTCAGCCTGCTTCCGCGCGAGGACATCTACCTGAGCCTGCTGCCACCGAAGGCCCGCCAGGGCGTGGGCCAGGTGGGCAAGGACACGATCCCCGCCCGCAAGATGCTCGAGAAGCTCGGCTTTGCCTACCAGGGCGTCATCGACCCCTTCGACGGCGGCCCGCACCTGCAGGCCAGGACCGACGACATCCCGCTCGTCCGCGCGACCGAGACGATCAAGCTGGGCAAGGCCGCGTCGCCCTCGAGCTGCAAGGGCCTGGCGATCGTCAGCACGCTCGATAGCGAGGGCGAGTACGTCGCGATCCAGTCGGCCTTCGCGCGAAAGAACGGCGCCCTGTGCCTGCCCAAGGACGCGATGGCCGCCCTGCACGCCGACGAGGGCGACGAGGTCGCGTGCACCGTGATCAGCCCGATGCCCACGCTCGACGGGACGGCCGAATCGGTCGAGTCGGCCAAGAAGCGCAGCACCCACAAGAAGAAGACGACCAAGACGCCACGGAGGAAGAAGACCGGATGA
- a CDS encoding ABC transporter permease, which produces MTQTMALLVDAYRELCAKKLFWITMILSVLVVAAFAMVGINEKGLTFLWFQMPADAFGVPLTNETLPPGLLYRTMFASLAVPFWLSWVAVILGLISTAGMIPDLIQSGTIEAVLSRPIGRIRLLLTKFAGGLLFMTLQVGVFSLLAFLVIGIRGGSWAFEVFLAVPIVVLMFSYLFAICVLLGMLTRSTIAALLLTMLIWMAIFIVNMGDGIAVSIHENIKAQERVQVARVERMERNATQVLLEERNAERADQGLEPLETLEVPPTAEDLEGKDVRLASNKLELEELRSGERLANRWRQGIYAVKTVLPKTQETINLLERWTVDREALQEISGGPSEDEDERAMEEGQQATADELGNRPLWWILGTSLLFEAIVLGLAALMFKRRDF; this is translated from the coding sequence ATGACCCAGACGATGGCATTGCTGGTCGATGCGTATCGCGAGCTGTGTGCGAAGAAGCTGTTCTGGATCACGATGATCCTGAGCGTGCTCGTGGTCGCCGCGTTCGCGATGGTCGGCATCAACGAGAAGGGGCTGACGTTCCTGTGGTTTCAGATGCCTGCTGACGCGTTCGGCGTGCCTCTGACCAACGAGACGCTCCCGCCCGGGCTGCTCTATCGCACGATGTTCGCCAGCCTTGCCGTCCCGTTCTGGCTGAGCTGGGTCGCGGTGATCCTGGGCCTGATCTCGACCGCGGGCATGATCCCTGATCTCATCCAGAGCGGCACGATCGAGGCGGTGCTGAGCCGTCCGATCGGACGCATCCGCCTGCTGCTGACCAAGTTCGCCGGCGGGCTCCTGTTCATGACGCTTCAAGTGGGCGTGTTCAGCCTCCTCGCGTTCCTGGTCATCGGCATCCGCGGTGGGTCGTGGGCGTTCGAGGTGTTCCTGGCCGTCCCCATCGTCGTGCTGATGTTCAGCTATCTGTTCGCGATCTGCGTGCTGCTCGGCATGCTAACACGATCGACCATCGCGGCGCTCCTGCTGACCATGCTCATCTGGATGGCAATCTTCATCGTGAACATGGGTGATGGCATCGCCGTGAGCATCCACGAGAACATCAAGGCCCAGGAGCGCGTCCAGGTCGCCCGCGTCGAGCGGATGGAGCGCAACGCCACGCAGGTGCTGCTCGAGGAACGCAACGCCGAGCGGGCCGACCAGGGCCTGGAGCCGCTCGAGACGCTCGAAGTACCACCGACGGCCGAGGATCTCGAGGGCAAGGACGTTCGGCTCGCATCGAACAAGCTCGAACTCGAGGAATTGCGATCGGGCGAGCGACTGGCAAACCGCTGGCGCCAGGGCATCTACGCCGTCAAGACGGTCTTGCCGAAGACCCAGGAGACGATCAACCTACTCGAACGCTGGACGGTCGATCGCGAGGCGCTCCAGGAGATCAGCGGCGGACCTTCGGAAGACGAAGACGAGCGTGCGATGGAAGAAGGCCAACAGGCCACCGCCGACGAGCTCGGCAACCGCCCGCTGTGGTGGATCCTCGGAACGAGCCTGTTGTTCGAAGCGATCGTGCTCGGCTTGGCCGCTTTGATGTTCAAGCGACGCGACTTCTAG
- a CDS encoding aldehyde dehydrogenase family protein has product MTATPTTAPAALSNPPSNLIGGTYHAIEGDALVSYDPAQRGRVIWSGAPSVEHVDQAVAAARDALRTWSRWDVEQRAGVLLRYKALVQERAGDIADLIAQETGKAMWDCKGEAAALAGKVDITLEQGAHAGRQRVAGFSLNLGETKEGRCWFRPHGVMAVVGPFNFPAHLPNGHIVPALLMGNTVVLKPSDKVPAVGQFIIELFQQALDDSGAPKGVVNLVQGKADVAQKLVNHDGVDGILFTGSWPVGRKILESNLDSPGRIVALEMGGNNGVLVMPDADLKQAAIEIARGAFVTTGQRCTCGRRLIVHEQVADRLIPAILKAAGAMVIGPPRSEAPVFMGPIIDDNARDAVLDFQTRAAKNGGEILMQATAPASLEDGSYVSPGVIRVDKFSADDGDDAGCDVEVFGPMLRVTTVGSYEEGIEQVNATRYGLAASIFTHDEDTIADFMADARAGCVNLNCATAGASSKLPFGGLGTSGNHRPAGAFALDYCAYPVAGMLERGDAAVVAPGMAFDDSWLA; this is encoded by the coding sequence ATGACCGCGACCCCCACGACCGCACCCGCAGCCCTGTCGAACCCGCCCAGCAACCTCATCGGCGGTACCTATCACGCCATCGAGGGCGACGCGCTCGTGTCGTACGACCCGGCGCAGCGCGGCCGCGTGATCTGGTCGGGCGCGCCCTCGGTCGAGCACGTCGACCAGGCCGTCGCCGCCGCGCGCGACGCGCTGCGAACCTGGAGCCGCTGGGACGTCGAGCAGCGCGCGGGCGTGCTGCTGCGGTACAAGGCGCTGGTGCAAGAGCGTGCGGGCGACATCGCCGATCTGATCGCGCAAGAGACCGGCAAGGCCATGTGGGACTGCAAGGGCGAGGCCGCCGCGCTCGCAGGCAAGGTCGACATCACGCTCGAGCAGGGCGCTCATGCAGGCCGACAGCGCGTCGCGGGCTTCTCGCTGAACCTCGGCGAGACCAAGGAAGGCCGCTGCTGGTTCCGCCCCCACGGCGTGATGGCAGTGGTTGGGCCGTTCAACTTCCCGGCCCACCTGCCCAACGGCCACATCGTGCCCGCGCTGCTCATGGGCAACACGGTCGTGCTCAAGCCCAGCGACAAGGTGCCGGCGGTGGGGCAGTTCATCATCGAGCTCTTCCAGCAGGCGCTCGACGACAGCGGTGCGCCCAAGGGCGTCGTGAACCTCGTGCAGGGCAAGGCCGACGTGGCACAGAAGCTCGTGAACCACGACGGCGTCGACGGCATCCTGTTCACCGGCTCGTGGCCCGTCGGCCGCAAGATCCTCGAGAGCAACCTCGACTCGCCGGGGCGGATCGTCGCGCTCGAGATGGGCGGCAACAACGGCGTGCTCGTCATGCCCGACGCCGACCTCAAGCAAGCCGCCATCGAGATCGCCCGCGGCGCGTTCGTCACGACCGGCCAGCGATGCACCTGCGGTCGTCGCCTCATCGTGCATGAGCAGGTCGCCGATAGGCTCATCCCCGCGATCCTCAAGGCCGCCGGCGCCATGGTCATCGGCCCACCGCGCAGCGAGGCCCCGGTCTTCATGGGACCGATCATCGACGACAATGCCCGCGACGCCGTGCTCGACTTCCAGACGCGAGCGGCCAAGAACGGCGGCGAGATCCTGATGCAGGCCACCGCGCCGGCATCGCTCGAAGACGGCTCCTACGTCAGCCCGGGCGTGATCCGCGTCGACAAGTTCAGTGCAGACGACGGCGACGACGCCGGCTGCGACGTCGAAGTGTTTGGCCCGATGCTGCGTGTCACCACCGTTGGTTCGTACGAAGAAGGCATCGAGCAGGTCAACGCCACGCGCTACGGCCTGGCCGCCAGCATCTTCACGCACGACGAGGACACCATCGCCGACTTCATGGCCGACGCCCGCGCTGGCTGCGTGAACCTCAACTGCGCGACCGCGGGCGCCAGCAGCAAGCTGCCCTTCGGCGGCCTGGGCACCAGCGGCAACCATCGCCCCGCCGGCGCCTTCGCGCTGGACTACTGCGCGTACCCGGTCGCCGGCATGCTTGAGCGTGGCGATGCGGCCGTGGTCGCGCCCGGCATGGCGTTCGACGATTCGTGGCTCGCCTGA